The following proteins come from a genomic window of Elusimicrobiota bacterium:
- a CDS encoding pyridoxal phosphate-dependent aminotransferase, translated as MWLSQRAQNIKPSPTLAIDSKAKALKAQGVNVINFGAGEPDFDTPANIKEAAQKAISEGFTKYCPVGGTPDLKQAIIDKFKKDNNLDYTPEEIIVSCGAKHSLYNLFQSILEKGNEVLIPAPYWVSYPDMVALAGAKSKFIKTKESSGFKISPEQLKKAIGKKTKALIINSPSNPTGGAYTKEELKAIGEICVENKILVISDEIYEKLIYNNFQTSSIASVSPEIKALTIVVNGVSKSYAMTGWRIGYTAGQKEIISAMTNIQSQSTSNPTSIALKATVEALKGPQDSVEKMRQEFEKRRNYIVDRLNSIKGIKCFKPQGAFYVFPNIKKLLGKSYGGKQVNTDSELAEYLLENAKIAVVPGEPFGTPGYIRLSYATSMENIEQGLNRFEEAIK; from the coding sequence ATGTGGTTATCACAAAGAGCGCAAAACATCAAACCGTCGCCTACCTTAGCTATTGATTCCAAAGCTAAAGCCTTAAAAGCTCAAGGCGTAAACGTAATCAACTTCGGCGCCGGCGAACCCGATTTTGATACCCCCGCTAACATAAAAGAAGCCGCACAAAAAGCTATTTCAGAAGGTTTTACAAAATATTGTCCTGTCGGCGGTACCCCGGATTTAAAACAAGCAATTATAGATAAATTCAAAAAAGACAACAATTTAGATTATACTCCCGAAGAAATTATAGTTTCCTGCGGGGCAAAACATTCTCTTTATAACCTTTTTCAGTCTATTTTGGAAAAAGGCAATGAAGTATTAATCCCTGCACCTTACTGGGTTTCTTATCCCGATATGGTTGCCTTAGCAGGCGCAAAATCAAAATTTATTAAAACAAAAGAATCTTCGGGATTCAAAATCTCACCTGAACAGTTAAAAAAAGCTATCGGCAAGAAAACAAAAGCTCTTATTATTAATTCTCCTTCCAATCCTACAGGCGGAGCTTATACAAAAGAAGAATTAAAAGCTATCGGAGAAATATGCGTTGAAAATAAAATACTGGTTATTTCAGATGAAATCTACGAAAAACTTATATACAACAACTTCCAGACATCTTCTATTGCAAGTGTCTCTCCTGAAATTAAGGCATTGACAATTGTTGTTAATGGCGTATCAAAATCCTACGCGATGACAGGCTGGCGCATAGGTTATACGGCAGGCCAAAAAGAGATTATTTCGGCTATGACAAATATACAAAGCCAGTCTACTTCAAATCCTACGTCTATTGCATTAAAGGCAACTGTTGAAGCTCTTAAAGGCCCTCAGGACTCGGTAGAAAAAATGAGGCAGGAATTTGAGAAAAGAAGAAATTATATAGTTGATCGGCTAAACAGCATTAAAGGAATAAAATGTTTTAAACCTCAAGGAGCTTTTTATGTTTTTCCAAATATTAAAAAGCTTTTAGGGAAAAGCTACGGGGGCAAACAAGTTAATACAGATTCAGAACTTGCTGAATACCTGCTTGAAAATGCAAAAATTGCCGTAGTCCCTGGCGAACCTTTCGGAACACCGGGATACATAAGATTATCTTATGCTACATCTATGGAAAATATTGAACAGGGTTTGAATAGGTTTGAAGAAGCTATTAAGTAG
- the rplU gene encoding 50S ribosomal protein L21 — protein sequence MYAVVQTGGKQYKVEEGNKILVEKLPAKTGEEVVLDKVLLIGSKDKVSIGRPVVEGASVVAKVLAQKRAPKIIVFKKRSKKGYKKTIGHRQYVTELEIKKIKV from the coding sequence ATGTATGCGGTAGTTCAAACTGGCGGAAAACAGTATAAAGTTGAAGAAGGTAATAAAATATTAGTTGAAAAACTTCCTGCTAAAACAGGCGAAGAAGTTGTTTTAGACAAAGTACTGCTTATAGGAAGCAAAGATAAAGTAAGCATAGGAAGGCCTGTTGTTGAAGGGGCTAGCGTAGTTGCAAAAGTCCTTGCCCAAAAGCGTGCTCCGAAAATAATTGTTTTCAAGAAAAGGTCAAAAAAAGGTTACAAAAAAACCATTGGGCATAGGCAGTATGTGACCGAATTGGAAATAAAAAAGATAAAAGTATAG